A genomic segment from Thermodesulfobacteriota bacterium encodes:
- a CDS encoding PhoH family protein translates to MKPGPDSSRLEITFADHEQARQLYGDLNRNLVTIEKAADITVRARGNAVVLSGPPHAVEVAGRVLEQLYDLLGHGYPVYPQDVAFALRVLERSPKTSLKEIFLDQVYITASRRVVSPKSLNQKLYIEAIRANDVVFGVGPAGTGKTYLAVAMAIAALASDAVKSIILTRPAVEAGEKLGFLPGDLAQKVNPYLRPLRDALADMLGPERAMDLTERGAIEIAPLAFMRGRTLNNAFVILDEAQNTTHEQMKMFLTRLGFQSKAVVTGDITQIDLPERQGSGLVEAIRVLAGIDGLAFVHFSDQDVVRHPLVQKIIRAYDEREDSGRAVLPAPDGKTGRQGEVA, encoded by the coding sequence TTGAAGCCCGGCCCTGACTCCAGCCGACTGGAAATCACCTTCGCCGATCACGAGCAGGCCCGACAGCTCTACGGCGACCTCAACCGCAATCTGGTCACCATCGAGAAGGCCGCCGACATCACCGTCCGGGCCCGGGGCAACGCGGTGGTGCTCTCCGGCCCGCCCCATGCCGTGGAGGTGGCGGGCCGGGTCCTGGAGCAGCTCTATGACCTCCTGGGCCACGGCTACCCGGTCTATCCCCAGGACGTGGCCTTCGCCCTGCGGGTCCTGGAGCGCTCCCCCAAAACCTCCCTCAAGGAGATCTTCCTGGATCAGGTCTACATCACCGCCAGCCGCCGGGTGGTGTCGCCGAAGAGCCTCAACCAGAAGCTCTACATCGAGGCGATCCGGGCCAACGACGTGGTCTTCGGCGTCGGCCCGGCCGGCACCGGCAAGACCTATCTGGCGGTGGCCATGGCCATTGCGGCCCTGGCCAGCGACGCGGTCAAGAGCATCATCCTCACCCGGCCCGCGGTGGAGGCGGGAGAAAAGCTGGGCTTTCTGCCCGGGGATCTGGCCCAGAAGGTCAACCCCTACCTGCGGCCGCTGCGGGACGCCCTCGCCGACATGCTGGGGCCGGAGCGGGCCATGGACCTCACCGAGCGGGGGGCCATCGAGATCGCCCCTCTGGCCTTCATGCGGGGCCGGACCCTCAACAACGCCTTCGTCATTCTGGACGAGGCCCAGAACACCACCCACGAGCAGATGAAGATGTTCCTGACCCGCCTGGGCTTCCAGTCCAAGGCCGTGGTCACCGGCGACATCACCCAGATCGATCTGCCCGAGCGCCAGGGCTCCGGGCTGGTGGAGGCGATCCGCGTTCTGGCCGGCATCGATGGGCTGGCCTTTGTCCATTTCTCGGACCAGGACGTGGTCCGCCATCCCCTGGTGCAAAAGATCATCCGCGCCTATGACGAGCGGGAGGACAGCGGCCGGGCCGTCCTCCCGGCGCCGGACGGCAAGACCGGCCGCCAGGGCGAGGTGGCCTGA